Proteins found in one Planococcus citri chromosome 2, ihPlaCitr1.1, whole genome shotgun sequence genomic segment:
- the LOC135834243 gene encoding uncharacterized protein LOC135834243, with the protein MNHHTKSLSFFILLFVIKDISPAQIALPSFKYDISSSLPDLIIKIFENAEDSNIDTTVITAFDNGRNGIELEYNITEAANPTSLQSKIIFYDTRFRVLPIYSWHKREGPPFTLEAWKLSDSKIRLSTKRVGIELRGQIRAKRDQYYASYWTNLHFEDFVLDAIRVSKDPNDVKFSFKLTYKSCDFKDDDGRGVDRDIGWPRGELTIKERRPLINYMKRIIPKVLNEYMNRNPQFSQAFYQITKIYDQPFETVSANRNLKNDRHLYYYLIPQTRFYQFYLRNIIIQGLLNFDSLDVERNSFYYEYTRTLLMKNIRGNMTLDYLSEIQKPLDLNFVIDYLSISIKNGTDFMHVEARSYSINRTTGAALTHRQSASIIQKIECALATELMPSKRAWKTCDIKPDIDRIEITNATDWEIIEKKYKEWIPFNQKKLSLMQRIRIPLLKTN; encoded by the exons ATGAATCACCATACAAAGTCATTGTCATTCTTCATTCTTCTATTCGTGATAAAAG ACATTTCACCAGCGCAGATTGCCTTACCTTCCTTCAAATACGACATTTCATCATCTTTGCCTGACTTGattatcaaaatattcgaaaacgCCGAAGATTCAAATATCGATACCACAGTGATCACAGCATTCGATAACGGAAGGAATGGCATAGAATTGGAATACAATATAACCGAGGCGGCGAACCCTACTTCTTTAcaatcaaaaatcatattttacgACACCAGATTTCGCGTTCTGCCTATTTACTCATGGCATAAAAGAGAAGGCCCGCCATTTACGCTGGAAGCTTGGAAGCTGTCCGAtagtaaaatt cGTTTATCGACCAAAAGAGTCGGAATCGAATTACGAGGACAAATTCGTGCAAAAAGGGACCAGTATTACGCTAGTTACTGGACAAACTTGCATTTCGAGGACTTCGTATTGGACGCGATTCGAGTATCTAAAGATCCTAATGAcgttaaattttctttcaaattgacGTATAAATCATGCGACTTCAAAGACGACGACGGCCGCGGCGTGGATCGCGACATAGGCTGGCCCAGAGGTGAATTAACAATCAAGGAGAGAAGACCGTTGATAAATTACATGAAACGCATAATACCCAAAGTGCTAAACGAATACATGAATCGTAATCCACAATTTTCACAGGCcttttaccaaattaccaaaatctACGATCAACCATTCGAAACTGTCTCAGCTAATCGGAATTTGAAAAACGATCGACACCTGTATTACTACTTAATACCACAAACTCGTTTTTACCAGTTTTATTTGAGAAATATTATTATCCAGGGGTTACTGAATTTCGACTCGTTAGACGTCGAGAGGAACTCATTCTACTACGAGTACACTCGtacattattgatgaaaaatattcgtgGAAATATGACTTTGGATTACCTCTCGGAAATTCAGAAACCTTTAGATTTGAATTTCGTGATTGATTACCTTtcgatttcgattaaaaatggAACCGATTTCATGCACGTGGAAGCGAGAAGTTACAGCATTAATCGTACGACTGGTGCTGCTTTGACTCATCGACAATCGGCGagcataattcaaaaaatagaatgCGCTTTGGCTACTGAGTTGATGCCATCGAAAAGAG CTTGGAAAACGTGCGATATTAAACCTGACATCGACCGAATTGAAATCACGAATGCAACTGACTGGGAAATCattgaaaagaaatacaaaGAGTGgattccattcaatcagaagaAATTGAGTTTGATGCAAAGAATAAGGATTCCATTGTTAAAGACAAATTAA
- the LOC135837300 gene encoding uncharacterized protein LOC135837300, with the protein MNYRYQTMFLLFVLFALKEILSTQTTLLSNKHDISSSLPNWIATIFQKADAKDINDALVNAFASAEYHRVRLLEYNITRELEPFQSKIIFYDVNFYTHAIDARKTYPYTLKTWKLSDNKICLTTEKMRITLEGEVRPKKDQFYAFFFTTLHFKNFVLEAIPASNDPYNVKFSFNVSYDRYYVRHHETFEEINWPKRYLTYTQRNELTTTITPILPQLLREHIDRNPKFSETIDQIVKIVDQPSENISAYPNLQSYRNQYYYQYQIPKIPFFSFCLKNLVIEGLLNLESLKVDTDAESSIFTHTLLMKNIRGNMILDYGSKKQKPLELNYVIDYLSISIKKDSGLVHVTARSYSVNRTATSSPLSYRQSANIIQKIECAAADVLVPSKLAWKTCDIESDIGEIEITNDSDWKSIERKYSDWIPFNKAY; encoded by the exons ATGAATTACCGGTACCAAACAATGTTTTTACTTTTCGTTCTATTCGCGTTAAAAG aaattctttcAACGCAAACCACCCTACTTTCCAATAAACACGATATCAGTTCATCATTGCCTAATTGGATCGCCACAATATTCCAAAAAGCAGACGCCAAAGATATCAACGATGCACTGGTTAATGCATTCGCTTCAGCCGAATACCACCGAGTTCGACTCCTTGAATACAATATCACTCGCGAGTTGGAGCCTTTCCAGTCAAAAATCATCTTTTACGACGTCAACTTTTACACTCACGCAATAGATGCGAGAAAAACCTATCCATACACGCTAAAAACCTGGAAATTATCCGACAATAAAATC tgTTTAACaacagaaaaaatgagaatcaCTTTAGAGGGAGAAGTTCGTCCGAAAAAGGACCAATTTTACGCCTTTTTCTTCACCACGTTGCATTTCAAGAACTTCGTATTGGAAGCGATTCCAGCATCTAACGATCCTTACAATGTAAAATTCTCGTTCAACGTTTCATACGACAGATATTACGTTCGACATCACGAAACATTC GAAGAAATAAATTGGCCTAAAAGGTATCTAACCTACACCCAGAGAAACGAATTAACCACCACAATCACACCCATACTACCTCAACTGCTACGCGAACACATCGACCGTAATCCAAAATTTTCCGAAACCATCGACCAAATAGTCAAAATCGTCGACCAACCTTCCGAAAACATCTCAGCGTACCCGAATTTGCAATCCTATCGAAACCAATATTACTATCAGTATCAAATACCGAAAATTCCCTTCTTCAGTTTCTGTTTGAAGAATCTCGTCATCGAAGGGTTACTGAATCTCGAATCGTTAAAAGTGGATACTGATGCGGAATCTTCCATCTTTACCCATACATTgctgatgaaaaatattcgcgGAAATATGATCTTGGATTACGGGTCTAAGAAACAGAAACCGTTGGAATTGAATTACGTCATCGATTACCTATCGATTTCCATCAAAAAGGACTCTGGTTTGGTGCACGTGACAGCGAGAAGTTACAGCGTGAATAGAACAGCAACCAGTTCCCCTTTGAGTTATCGTCAATCGGCGAATATAATTCAGAAAATCGAGTGCGCTGCGGCTGATGTGTTGGTGCCATCGAAACTAG CTTGGAAAACGTGCGATATCGAATCTGATATTGgcgaaattgaaattacaaacgATTCTGACTGGAAATCGATTGAGAGAAAATACAGCGACTGGATTCCATTTAATAAAGCTTATTAG
- the LOC135837301 gene encoding uncharacterized protein LOC135837301, whose protein sequence is MMYYHRKVWILFFILLQRKKGVFSTQEISSENDITKHLNESITNILAIGVENATEIISTVKDHKLMEFEYNISKPVDQFQTKLFFQNITMVTYINSEPREWIPPQIHLEFLENKISLFYEDLRFTLDATIGTVKGEDSSIIRAYPGFRNFTLIAVRSNVENDDLKFSYNITYSGFRDWMSIIPRINWYNNSNALTQTDLNKLALEMMPASLEMILENIHNNRNFSRSLEEIFQTYEKPRKEIISKHPDFMNNQQEYYYLIAEYPFMCFALKDIVIGGLSNFESFKLIRRTSGIFTHTLLIRDVRGKMTLDYRSENEPDLELNFQIDHLFVSKKDDSGCIFVHAKYYTVTRTETNVSLSGLQSEVIMNGMESAMASALFPSMRAARICDHETSLNNIKISNTSDWETIKEIYKGWIPFNDDYSVSSTPATHSENDITKYVNDSITNIFAIDVQNVIELSSIMEYFKLKEFEYDISENVSSFQTKFFFHNITMWRCENIEAEELTPPQMHWEFLENKMSLFYEDFGFILRGMIDVGAVKGQNLSIIVADPVSFRNFTLTAVRSHIEDGDLQFAYNTTHTHNDIQNLENRIRFTPDLYRSDENVSTSDKQRLAQQIMSASQAMMLENLHKNRNFAQALKDIFQVYEKPRKDIISKHTDFINSPHQYYYFIPEHTFVHRFILKNIFIGGLSNFKSFKLIRRPFEIFTHTLLIRDVRGKMTLDYRSDNETDLELNFQIDCLFVSKKDDSGCVLVQAKYYTVTRTETNVSLNARQSEVIMDGLESAIALSLFPSMNAARICDREIPLNNIKISNTSDWKTVQESYKEWIPFNEGKITK, encoded by the exons atgaTGTATTATCACAGGAAAGtgtggattttatttttcattttactccAACGGAAAAAAG GTGTGTTTTCAACGCAAGAGATATCCTCCGAAAATGACATCACAAAACATTTAAACGAGTCGATCACCAACATACTCGCAATTGGCGTTGAAAATGCAACCGAAATAATTTCCACAGTGAAAGACCATAAACTAATGGAGTTCGAATACAATATCAGCAAACCAGTGGACCAATTCCAAACCAAGTTATTCTTTCAGAACATTACCATGGTAACGTATATCAATTCAGAACCAAGAGAATGGATACCTCCGCAAATACATTTggaatttctcgaaaataaaatt AGTTTATTTTACGAAGATCTCCGTTTCACATTAGACGCGACCATTGGCACGGTCAAAGGCGAAGATTCATCAATAATCAGAGCCTATCCTGGTTTTAGAAACTTCACATTAATTGCTGTTAGATCAAACGTCGAAAATGACGATTTGAAATTCTCATACAATATCACATACAGCGGTTTCAGAGATTGGATGTCGATTATCCCG cgaaTAAATTGGTACAATAACAGTAACGCTTTAACACAAACTGATCTAAACAAATTAGCGCTAGAAATGATGCCAGCTTCTCTGGAAATGATACTCGAAAATATACACAATAATCGGAATTTTTCTCGTTCATTGgaggaaattttccaaacgtaCGAGAAGCCCAgaaaagaaataatttccaaacatCCTGATTTCATGAACAACCAGCAAGAGTATTACTACCTCATAGCGGAATATCCCTTCATGTGTTTCGCTCTAAAAGACATCGTCATCGGTGGGCTATCGAATTTCGAATCATTCAAATTGATTCGTAGGACATCGGGAATTTTTACTCATACTTTACTTATAAGAGATGTTCGAGGAAAGATGACTTTGGATTATAGATCTGAAAACGAACCCGAtttggaattgaattttcaaatagatcATCTTTTTGTATCGAAAAAAGACGACAGTGGGTGTATTTTTGTACACGCGAAATACTACACTGTGACTCGAACAGAAACCAACGTTTCTTTGAGTGGTCTACAGTCAGAAGTGATTATGAATGGGATGGAATCAGCCATGGCTTCTGCGTTATTTCCATCCATGAGGG ctgcaaGAATTTGTGATCATGAGACCTCGTTGAAcaacattaaaatttcaaacacatcCGATTGGGAAACAATAAAAGAAATTTACAAAGGATGGATCCCATTTAATGACGACTATA gtGTTTCCTCAACGCCAGCTACACATTCCGAAAACGATATCACAAAATATGTAAACGACTCGATCACCAATATATTCGCAATTGACGTCCAGAATGTAATCGAATTAAGTTCAATAATGGAATACTTTAAACTGAAGGAGTTCGAATACGATATCAGCGAAAATGTGAGCTCGTTCCAAACAAAGTTTTTCTTTCATAACATTACCATGTGGAGATGTGAAAACATAGAAGCTGAAGAATTAACACCTCCGCAAATGCATTgggaatttcttgaaaataaaatg AGTCTATTTTACGAAGACTTCGGTTTCATATTAAGAGGGATGATTGACGTTGGCGCAGTCAAAGGCCAGAATTTGTCCATAATCGTAGCAGATCCTGTTAGTTTCCGTAATTTCACATTAACTGCTGTTAGGTCGCACATCGAAGATGGCGATTTGCAATTTGCGTATAATACTACACATACACACAATGATatccaaaatcttgaaaatcggATAAGATTTACACCG GATTTATATCGGTCCGATGAAAATGTATCAACAAGTGATAAACAACGACTAGCGCAACAAATAATGTCTGCTTCGCAAGCAATGATGCTCGAAAATCTacacaaaaatcgaaattttgctCAAGCGTTGAAGGATATTTTCCAAGTATACGAGAAGCCCAGAAAAGACATAATTTCAAAGCATACGGATTTCATAAACAGCCCGCATCAATATTACTACTTCATACCCGAGCATACTTTTGTTCATCGTTTTATTCTGAAAAACATCTTCATAGGTGGACTATcgaattttaaatcattcaaaCTCATTCGCAggccatttgaaattttcacacataCTTTACTCATAAGAGATGTTCGAGGAAAGATGACTTTGGATTACAGATCGGACAACGAAACCGATTTGGAGCTGAATTTCCAAATAGATTGTCTTTTCGTATCGAAAAAAGACGACAGTGGATGCGTTTTAGTCCAGGCGAAATACTACACTGTGACTCGAACAGAAACAAACGTTTCTTTGAATGCTCGTCAGTCAGAAGTCATCATGGATGGACTGGAATCAGCTATAGCTTTATCGTTATTCCCGTCTATGAATG CTGCAAGGATTTGTGATCGAGAGATACCACTgaacaatattaaaatttcaaatacatctGATTGGAAAACTGTACAGGAAAGCTACAAAGAATGGATTCCATttaatgaaggcaaaattacgaaataa
- the LOC135837303 gene encoding uncharacterized protein LOC135837303 — MHSHYITKILLFSLSVLQGIFSSQAIYLENDITKLLDKWITSVFTVDSEKACDLFSTVSYYKVKEFEHELDHNVSHFDKKFFFQDVNFTMVRMTEDMVDSDFSGEWEPPQIHWKFSENKLTVFFEELMLHTQGTLGAKKNEPYADFNTYLGVFNATLVAVASPNPENTDYLKIAYDFSYPESVTFLNGDEDVQWFNVTTPPHEDLNKEIEPVLPLMISKNIQNNYEFSYALGEIFEAYTDTKKEIIYEHPDFVKNSGLFHYLIPKIPFYEFTLKRVVIFGLSNLESFKVHSTSGVFTHTLLVKNVEGSVTLDYGTDEESPLKMIFQIDCLFISKRDDTSCAYVNAQYYHIARAKTNVLLTNRQSEAIIHGLERGIASSVLPSMEVGKVCDLETPLDEIDITNATDWKSVKESYRGWIPFNDDNENSEVAKFHLNAFQS, encoded by the exons ATGCATTCGCACTATATAACgaagattttattattttcgctGAGCGTACTGCAAG GTATTTTCTCATCGCAAGCGATATATTTGGAAAACGACATCACAAAACTTTTGGATAAATGGATCACCTCCGTATTCACAGTTGATTCAGAAAAAGCATGCGATCTATTCTCAACAGTGAGCTATTACAAAGTGAAAGAATTCGAACACGAGTTGGACCATAACGTAAGCCATTTCGACAAAAAGTTCTTTTTCCAAGATGTTAATTTTACCATGGTGAGGATGACGGAAGACATGGTCGACTCCGACTTCTCTGGCGAATGGGAGCCGCCACAAATTCACTGGAAATTCTCCGAAAACAAACTG ACTGTATTCTTCGAAGAACTAATGTTACACACACAAGGAACACTCGGCGCGAAAAAGAATGAGCCGTATGCCGATTTCAACACTTATCTGGGCGTCTTCAACGCGACACTGGTAGCGGTAGCATCTCCAAACCCAGAAAATACAGATTACCTGAAAATCGCCTATGATTTTTCATACCCCGAATCGGTCACATTTTTGAATGGCGACGAG GATGTACAATGGTTCAACGTCACAACTCCACCGCACGAAGACCTCAACAAAGAAATCGAACCAGTATTGCCTTTAATGATCAGCAAAAACATACAAAACAATTACGAATTTTCTTACGCCCTAGGCGAAATTTTCGAAGCATATACCGAtacgaaaaaagaaataatttacgAACATCCtgatttcgtgaaaaattccgGATTATTCCACTACCTGATACCGAAAATCCCATTTTACGAATTTACCTTGAAACGAGTAGTCATCTTCGGGTTATCGAATTTGGAATCGTTCAAAGTTCACAGCACGTCTGGCGTTTTTACGCATACTCTGTTGGTTAAAAATGTCGAAGGAAGTGTGACCTTGGATTACGGAACGGACGAAGAATCgcctttgaaaatgattttccaaatcgaCTGtctttttatttcgaaaagagACGATACTAGTTGCGCTTATGTGAATGCCCAATATTACCATATTGCTCGAGCAAAAACTAACGTTTTGTTAACGAATCGTCAGTCGGAGGCGATCATTCATGGTCTGGAGCGAGGAATCGCGTCTTCTGTATTGCCATCGATGGAAG TTGGAAAAGTATGCGACTTGGAAACACCTTTGGATGAAATTGATATTACCAACGCAACTGACTGGAAAAGTGTAAAAGAATCATACAGAGGATGGATTCCATTCAACGACGACAATGAGAACTCTGAAGTCgcgaaatttcatttgaatgcattccaaagttga
- the LOC135834244 gene encoding uncharacterized protein LOC135834244: protein MIHQTKLIFLILFVLKEFLPKSKYDISVSLPDWIDKIFKNAEDRMLDITVRESFSSSRWYPQTLEYDITDQGFPSPFQSKIIFFDTKFHVNDGNRIETKSTPFTLETWNLSDSKIRISTKIFRVTLEGQIRVKNDQCYAKYRTTLHFEDFVLDAIRISKDSKDVKYSIKFSYKSLSERWGDSIKWQKGYITVNQGKQLERSMEPMLPLVLHDYMNRNPQFSEYFGKITKIYDHIFETIPANENLLDHRQQYYYLIPRTRYYGFHLRNIMIKGLLNIESLDVDKKSPLVTRTLLMKNIRGNMTLDYGSKEQAPLDLNFVIDYLTISITNGTDMVHLEARSYSVNRTTGASLTHRQSAKIIQKVECALAAELMPSKRAWKTCDMESDIDQIEITNASDWKMIEKKYGDWIPFNHDAPKKSGLMRRILGGRFMSSR from the exons ATGATTCACCAAACAAAGTTGATATTTCTTATTCTATTCGTATTAAAAG AATTTCTCCCCAAGTCCAAATACGATATCTCAGTATCTTTGCCTGACTGGATCGACAAGATATTTAAAAATGCTGAAGATCGAATGCTCGATATTACAGTAAGGGAATCATTCAGTTCATCCCGATGGTACCCTCAAACATTGGAGTACGATATAACTGATCAAGGTTTCCCTTCGCCTTTCCaatcaaaaatcatattcttCGATACCAAATTTCACGTTAATGACGGAAATAGGATAGAAACCAAGTCAACGCCTTTTACCCTGGAAACTTGGAACTTATCCGAtagcaaaatt CGCATatcgacaaaaattttcagagtcaCTTTGGAAGGACAAATTCGAGTGAAAAATGATCAGTGTTACGCTAAATACAGGACCACGTTACATTTCGAGGATTTCGTGTTGGACGCGATTCGAATATCTAAAGACTCTAAAGACGTGAAATACTCTATCAAATTTTCCTACAAATCGTTGAGTGAAAGGTGGGGTGACAGTATAAAATGGCAAAAAGGTTACATAACAGTCAATCAGGGAAAACAGTTGGAAAGATCCATGGAACCCATGCTGCCCCTAGTGCTACACGATTACATGAATCGCAATCCACAGTTTTCAGAATATTTCggcaaaatcaccaaaatttacgatcatatttttgaaactatcccagctaatgaaaatttgctggatCATCGACAGCAGTATTATTACCTGATACCACGAACTCGCTATTACGGGTTTCATTTGAGAAATATCATGATCAAGGGGTTACTTAATATCGAATCTTTGGATGTCGACAAGAAATCACCCTTGGTTACCCGtacattattgatgaaaaatattcgtgGGAATATGACTTTGGATTACGGTTCTAAAGAGCAAGCACCGTTAGATTTGAATTTCGTGATTGATTACCTTACGATTTCCATTACAAATGGAACCGACATGGTGCACTTGGAGGCGAGAAGTTACAGCGTTAATCGTACAACTGGTGCTTCGTTAACTCATCGTCAATCggcgaaaataattcaaaaagtagaatgCGCTTTGGCTGCTGAGTTGATGCCATCGAAACGAG CTTGGAAAACGTGCGATATGGAGTCTGACATCGATCAAATCGAAATCACGAATGCATCTGActggaaaatgattgaaaaaaaatacggcGACTGGATTCCATTTAATCACGACGCACCGAAAAAATCGGGTTTGATGCGAAGAATATTGGGAGGACGTTTTATGTCGAGTCGTTAA
- the LOC135837302 gene encoding uncharacterized protein LOC135837302 — protein MHFVTWILLTILFVFKEVSSQDSNVTAGHSTLSDIVHKDEAKTATHSPCHSHIHVSMEHDITKALDRCIANMFDSADSDTVFNLLWEMSKYKMDEFEYKMDFKSKHIKHEVVFRDITFILISCVVPLVEWDFSKRNLQISFEKLVFNVKGALQDESTKVLSIHVTMQLLNVTMNIFESPENRNQTQLTMKYDSFIMSHDLLRKCFWTAYDAEKNVLPDEEKSDLDRVILEALPSMLLEHLNRYQIFDSIFNSYDQAKYQITSMYSDSVDSQNKFYYFIPRIPFFCFHLKKIIIKGLMNFQMVHVYDKLQSFTHTLLIENVEGRMILDYGRPGETPMKLNFKTDYLTISINKNTRCVSVNARYYYVNGTDGLLTYRQSPLMMNTIETAIASYIMSSMKVERTYDVKILEQQIQIQAISDWPTMRRKYQEWIPFNNDGTEMKNSVHENNSITA, from the exons ATGCATTTCGTAACGTGGATTTTGCTGACAATTCTGTTTGTTTTCAAAG AAGTCTCATCGCAAGACTCCAATGTTACAGCCGGACATTCCACATTATCAGATATTGTTCACAAAGATGAAGCAAAAACTGCTACACATTCGCCATGTCATAGTCATATCCACGTCTCCATGGAACACGACATCACCAAAGCTTTAGATCGTTGTATAGCAAATATGTTCGATAGTGCTGACTCAGACACAGTGTTCAATTTACTATGGGAGATGAGTAAATACAAAATGGATGAATTTGAAtacaaaatggatttcaaaagtaAACATATCAAGCACGAGGTTGTGTTTCGTGATATCACCTTTATCTTAATTAGCTGCGTGGTCCCGTTAGTCGAATGGGATTTCAGCAAAAGGAACTTG CAAATATCATTCGAGAAACTCGTTTTCAACGTCAAAGGAGCATTACAAGACGAAAGTACCAAAGTGCTTTCTATTCACGTCACTATGCAATTGTTAAACGTCAccatgaatatttttgaatcgcCGGAAAATCGAAATCAAACACAATTAACAATGAAATACGATTCTTTCATCATGTCGCATGATTTA CTCCGCAAATGTTTCTGGACCGCGTAcgatgctgaaaaaaatgttttacccGATGAAGAGAAAAGTGACCTGGATAGAGTGATTTTAGAAGCCCTGCCTTCGATGTTACTCGAACACCTGAATCGTTACCAAATTTTCGATTCCATTTTCAACTCGTATGATCAAGCCAAATACCAAATCACTTCGATGTATTCCGATAGCGTCgattctcaaaacaaattttactaCTTTATACCAAGAATACCCTTTTTCTGTTTCCATTTGAAAAAGATTATTATTAAAGGGTTGATGAATTTCCAAATGGTTCACGTGTACGATAAACTTCAGTCTTTTACGCATACGTTGCTGATTGAGAATGTCGAGGGAAGAATGATTTTGGATTATGGACGACCCGGAGAGACACCCATGAAATTGAACTTTAAAACGGATTATCTTACGATATCGATAAACAAGAATACGAGATGTGTTAGCGTGAATGCCAGATATTATTACGTTAATGGGACAGATGGACTTTTAACGTATCGTCAATCGCCACTGATGATGAACACGATCGAAACAGCTATTGCGTCTTATATTATGTCATCGATGAAAG TTGAAAGAACATACGATGTCAAGATACTTGAACAACAAATCCAAATCCAAGCGATATCTGATTGGCCCACGATGAGACGCAAGTACCAAGAGTGGATCCCATTCAATAACGATGGtaccgaaatgaaaaattcagttcacGAAAACAACAGTATTACTGCTTAA